In Necator americanus strain Aroian chromosome IV, whole genome shotgun sequence, the following proteins share a genomic window:
- a CDS encoding hypothetical protein (NECATOR_CHRIV.G15410.T2), with protein sequence MYRESMANGFAATILFLIFLFLLARHIRKLRTVEDELPTVNPSAGLPPPYTMPPPPSYSEAVKMGQALKY encoded by the exons ATGTATCGTGAATCGATGGCAAACGGCTTCGCCGCCACGATTCTCTTCCTGATATTCCTGTTTCTCTTGGCCAG gCATATTCGAAAGTTGCGAACAGTGGAGGATGAATTGCCTACTGTGAATCCATCAGCTGGATTACCTCCGCCGTATACGATGCCACCACCGCCTAGCTATTCG gaagcAGTAAAAATGGGTCAAGCGCTCAAGTATTGA
- a CDS encoding hypothetical protein (NECATOR_CHRIV.G15410.T1), producing MYRESMANGFAATILFLIFLFLLARHIRKLRTVEDELPTVNPSAGLPPPYTMPPPPSYSISWEQSALLQRF from the exons ATGTATCGTGAATCGATGGCAAACGGCTTCGCCGCCACGATTCTCTTCCTGATATTCCTGTTTCTCTTGGCCAG gCATATTCGAAAGTTGCGAACAGTGGAGGATGAATTGCCTACTGTGAATCCATCAGCTGGATTACCTCCGCCGTATACGATGCCACCACCGCCTAGCTATTCG atttCCTGGGAACAAAGTGCACTTTTACAACGATTTTAG
- a CDS encoding hypothetical protein (NECATOR_CHRIV.G15411.T1): protein MTGCRAAAAGAAGLLLLVVLAVAHTEIRPKTDPLCIAARCQDSEVCVVKNGEPQCISKQKLIKLAKKHGLHHGNKHHPVQPHQKHQKHEEHAQHDRLGHHRCTHEELISMGGRLLQWFTDMHRMHSGREKTLPGETRNKRGYDMHNIGKT, encoded by the exons ATGACCGGCTGTCGAGCGGCGGCTGCTGGCGCTGCTGGACTTCTCCTCCTGGTGGTCTTAGCCGTGGCTCATACCGAGATTAGACCGAAAACAG ATCCGTTGTGCATCGCAGCCAGATGCCAAGATTCCGAGGTTTGTGTGGTGAAAAATGGTGAACCGCAAtgcatttcaaaacaaaaact AATAAAGTTGGCAAAGAAGCATGGACTCCACCATGGCAATAAGCACCATCCTGTGCAACCCCATCAAAAA CACCAGAAACACGAGGAACACGCGCAACACGACCGTCTTGGACACCATA GATGTACTCATGAGGAGCTGATCTCGATGGGTGGCCGTCTATTGCAATGGTTCACCGATATGCATCGTATGCACTCCGGACGTGAGAAAACCTTGCCAG GCGAAACAAGGAATAAAAGAGGTTACGATATGCACAATATAGGCAAAACATAG
- a CDS encoding hypothetical protein (NECATOR_CHRIV.G15411.T2), which produces MTGCRAAAAGAAGLLLLVVLAVAHTEIRPKTDPLCIAARCQDSEVCVVKNGEPQCISKQKLIKLAKKHGLHHGNKHHPVQPHQKHQKHEEHAQHDRLGHHRCTHEELISMGGRLLQWFTDMHRMHSGREKTLPGT; this is translated from the exons ATGACCGGCTGTCGAGCGGCGGCTGCTGGCGCTGCTGGACTTCTCCTCCTGGTGGTCTTAGCCGTGGCTCATACCGAGATTAGACCGAAAACAG ATCCGTTGTGCATCGCAGCCAGATGCCAAGATTCCGAGGTTTGTGTGGTGAAAAATGGTGAACCGCAAtgcatttcaaaacaaaaact AATAAAGTTGGCAAAGAAGCATGGACTCCACCATGGCAATAAGCACCATCCTGTGCAACCCCATCAAAAA CACCAGAAACACGAGGAACACGCGCAACACGACCGTCTTGGACACCATA GATGTACTCATGAGGAGCTGATCTCGATGGGTGGCCGTCTATTGCAATGGTTCACCGATATGCATCGTATGCACTCCGGACGTGAGAAAACCTTGCCAGGTACGTAG
- a CDS encoding hypothetical protein (NECATOR_CHRIV.G15412.T1), whose amino-acid sequence MAKSLRSKFKRKIRSIARAKKAHKELTLLEGAVARRVEYEREQEAKETDTVKNVPGSDKVESMDDAAPQTVKTATINVKTMKRADGTYPPWMTGNHKNKLSKQNKAAKKKRLLKTKSRR is encoded by the exons ATGGCAAAAAGCTTGCGATCCAAATTCAAACGGAAGATCCGCTCAATAGCTCGTGCGAAAAAGGCTCATAAAGAGCTGACTCTTCTTGAAGGAGCCGTTGCTAGGAGGGTAGAGTATGAACGAGAACAGGAAG caaaAGAAACTGACACTGTGAAAAATGTTCCAGGATCTGACAAAGTCGAATCG ATGGACGATGCTGCTCCTCAGACTGTCAAGACGGCAACAATCAACGTGAAGACGATGAAAAGAGCCGATGGTACTTATCCTCCTTGGATGACTGGAAA ccacaaaaataaattgagtAAGCAGAACAAAGCAGCAAAGAAGAAGAGGTTGCTAAAGACGAAGAGCAGGCGATAG
- a CDS encoding hypothetical protein (NECATOR_CHRIV.G15412.T2) has product MLANRDSIQSEGVLKLMSSCNLPKGNMLAYAVTKVKMEKYDIGRYQLDLLMHSYSMRLNGKKLAIQIQTEDPLNSSRVEYEREQEAKETDTVKNVPGSDKVESMDDAAPQTVKTATINVKTMKRADGTYPPWMTGNHKNKLSKQNKAAKKKRLLKTKSRR; this is encoded by the exons ATGCTAGCGAATCG CGATAGCATTCAATCTGAGGGTGTCCTAAAGCTCATGAGTTCGTGTAACCTTCCAAAAGGGAATATGTTAGCATACGCAGtaacaaaagtgaaaatggaaaag TACGACATTGGTCGGTATCAACTTGATCTGCTGATGCATAGTTATTCTATGAG GCTAAATGGCAAAAAGCTTGCGATCCAAATTCAAACGGAAGATCCGCTCAATAGCTC GAGGGTAGAGTATGAACGAGAACAGGAAG caaaAGAAACTGACACTGTGAAAAATGTTCCAGGATCTGACAAAGTCGAATCG ATGGACGATGCTGCTCCTCAGACTGTCAAGACGGCAACAATCAACGTGAAGACGATGAAAAGAGCCGATGGTACTTATCCTCCTTGGATGACTGGAAA ccacaaaaataaattgagtAAGCAGAACAAAGCAGCAAAGAAGAAGAGGTTGCTAAAGACGAAGAGCAGGCGATAG
- a CDS encoding hypothetical protein (NECATOR_CHRIV.G15413.T1) — MTAVNTALNGNPFGAPGSINDPSKQTQLYHYLEALKTDENGWRKSTDNIVANNLSTDEEHFLLLQVIEDYLARRYVEADADSVMCIRNLLSHWIQKLCTRPDQPVFLVNKMAHIFSLVFAADFPDRWPTFMNDIFLSHGLDSIPVVVFYLKTLLAIDSEVVDRDIQRSKTVFDRNTKIKDFMRDLCIPQIVQSWWTILERCSDTTAQCLCLDAVAAFVDWIDVELVANDVFVPLVIARLGNKDTSEAAVRAVSALIQKGMPPSKKLSLVTALTDVMRSNHLISVNPNSDYEDVLRAGSLLSAVGSVLIDTYHKFKAEDAEEDAQRCIKAVESDMDSLLLVLDNEDPELSDLVIYTLRSYVALFKDNSTDEKATNVLTRIVSVCLRRFVISEELDVDGLGEDEIEFADYRKELRGILNTIGNMRTDLIVAPLEALVAEVAASGGGTVMPIARLEAIVQLVHGLVEIIPANFVNMKDGWMGRGAQLPVDLLTSMQLDGRSASVHVLYFEIACRYERLLAARPQTVVPQVAAAFLDERGIAFRVARVRTRIVYLFCRFVKAHKIVLSPLVSEVITRLAPLLAMSPQSDQLLTADDQAFIFEATGTLIVFGELGVEQKSNYIGELANKLGERFLAAITELETAKSAHDAVKTQMIQQYMANIVGYSSRLSKAFNNANSMQSCRCVDIYMRLLNLFLGHLTAENAFLLESVRQLAHRLVVCLDSELLPILPSLMSALAAVSTDLDSMNHLLILSHQIVAKFKKESLRSGVDFGAILASAARLSVETEPTPALRAQDETVYRNLIYVRRAFLQLFYTSTTSDMLSEVAAGELLDSLQEAATRLALSNDQSCQKLALATLSRTSAGNAQWWQRTLRTALEVPSLPHISSSDAGSSVVVHEVASTLLTLRQIHQEEFPVAVQSLMPGALGLELLSILENYKSRALDKQLLVMYDKIRVAHQQQP; from the exons ATGACCGCCGTTAATACTGCACTAAACGGAAATCCATTCGGAGCTCCTGGTTCTATCAACGATCCATCCAAACAAACACAG CTTTATCACTACCTCGAGGCCCTGAAAACTGATGAGAATGGTTGGCGGAAGTCCACAGACAACATTGTTGCGAACAATCTGAG CACTGACGAAGagcattttttgcttctgcAAGTGATCGAGGACTATCTTGCTCGACGCTATGTCGAAGCAGATGCGGATAGTGTTATGTGCATTCGTAATCTGCTCTCTCATTGGATTCAG AAGCTTTGTACTCGACCAGACCAACCTGTTTTCCTAGTGAATAAGATGGCGCATATCTTTTCATTGGTGTTTGCTGCGGATTTCCCGGACAGATGGCCAACTTTCATGAATGATAT TTTCCTTTCACATGGATTAGATAGTATTCCTGTAGTTGTGTTTTATTTGAAGACACTTCTGGCAATCGACTCAGAAGTAGTTGATCGTGACATTCAGAGGTCGAAAACT GTCTTCGATCGGAATACCAAAATCAAGGATTTTATGAGGGATCTATGTATTCCACAAATTGTACAAAGTTGGTGGACGATATTG gAACGCTGCTCAGATACAACGGCACAGTGCCTGTGCCTTGACGCAGTAGCTGCTTTCGTGGATTGGATTGACGTGGAGCTTGTTGCAAACGATGTTTTCGTCCCACTTGTAATTGCAAGACTTGGAAACAAGGATACATCGGAG GCTGCTGTAAGAGCCGTGTCTGCGTTAATCCAGAAAGGAATGCCACCGTCCAAGAAACTCTCACTTGTCACGGCTCTCACCGACGTCATGCGCAGCAATCACCTGATTTCTGTCAATCCG AACAGCGACTATGAGGACGTTCTGAGAGCTGGTTCACTACTGAGTGCCGTTGGCAGCGTACTAATTGACACTTATCACAA GTTCAAAGCAGAAGATGCCGAGGAAGACGCACAACGTTGCATCAAAGCCGTCGAGTCTGATATGGATTCGTTGTTGTTGGTGCTTGACAATGAAGATCCAGAACTAAGTGATCTTGTGATTTACACTCTTCGTTCATATGTGGCGCTTTTCAAGGACAACTCCACGGATGAG AAAGCAACCAATGTACTGACAAGAATTGTATCGGTTTGCCTGCGGCGCTTTGTCATCAGCGAAGAGCTAGACGTAGACGGGTTGGGCGAAGATGAGATCGAATTCGCTGACTATCGCAAGGAACTTCGCGGAATTCTTAATACAATAGGGAATATG AGAACTGATTTAATCGTGGCACCTTTGGAAGCACTAGTCGCTGAGGTAGCAGCCAGTGGAGGTGGAACTGTGATGCCCATTGCGAGGCTTGAAGCGATTGTACAACTGGTACACGGACTGGTGGAAATTATTCCG GCCAATTTTGTGAATATGAAAGATGGATGGATGGGACGTGGTGCGCAACTACCAGTTGACCTTTTGACGTCAATGCAACTTGATGGTCGCTCCGCTTCAGTGCACGTTTTGTATTTCGAG ATCGCTTGCCGCTATGAACGACTGTTAGCAGCTCGTCCACAAACGGTGGTACCGCAAGTAGCCGCGGCGTTCTTGGACGAGAG AGGAATTGCATTCCGGGTTGCTCGTGTTCGTACCCGCATTGTCTATTTGTTCTGTCGATTTGTGAAGGCACATAAGATCGTGCTCAGTCCACTAGTCTCCGAG GTCATCACACGTCTAGCTCCCCTACTAGCAATGTCGCCGCAATCCGATCAGTTGCTTACAGCCGATGACCAAGCGTTCATATTTGAAGCTACCGGGACATTGATTGTGTTCGGTGAGCTCGGAGTTGAACAGAAG TCGAACTACATCGGAGAATTGGCCAACAAACTTGGTGAACGCTTCTTGGCCGCCATTACGGAGCTGGAAACAGCTAAATCAGCTCACGATGCTGTGAAGACTCAGATGATTCAGCAGTACATGGCCAATATTGTGGGATATTCCAG TCGCCTCTCTAAAGCGTTCAACAACGCTAATTCCATGCAGTCGTGCAGGTGTGTCGATATCTACATGCGACTGCTCAAC CTTTTCCTGGGCCATCTCACCGCTGAGAATGCATTTCTGCTAGAGTCGGTTCGACAGCTCGCACACAGACTAGTTGTGTGTCTCGATTCGGAATTACTTCCCATTCTTCCTTCTTTGATGTCTGCTCTGGCAGca gTGTCTACTGATCTTGACAGCATGAATCACCTGCTAATCCTTAGTCATCAAATCGTCGCAAAATTCAAG AAAGAATCTTTGCGATCTGGTGTCGACTTTGGCGCTATTCTTGCTTCTGCAGCTAGGCTTTCTGTGGAAACTGAACCAACTCCAGCGCTCCGTGCTCAAG ATGAAACTGTCTACCGTAATTTAATCTACGTGCGGCGAGCATTTTTGCAGCTGTTTTACACATCCACAACGTCTGATATGCTGTCGGAAGTGGCAGCAG GCGAACTCCTCGATAGTCTTCAAGAGGCGGCCACACGTTTGGCGCTCAGCAATGACCAGTCTTGCCAGAAACTAGCGCTAGCCACCCTCAGTCGAACGTCAGCTGGAAATGCTCAATGGTGGCAAAGAACGCTGCGCACAGCTTTAGAAGTTCCTTCACTACCACATATCAGTTCTTCTGATGCAGGCAGCTCAGTG GTGGTACATGAAGTGGCATCAACGCTACTAACACTTCGACAAATTCATCAGGAGGAATTTCCAGTTGCCGTACAGTCGCTAATGCCCGGTGCATTAGGGTTGGAATTACTGTCCATTCTGGAAAACTACAAGTCTCGAGCATTGGACAAACAACTGCTGGTAATGTACGATAAGATTCGGGTAGCGCATCAGCAGCAGCCATAG